The genomic DNA CCGGTGGCCTCGCGCAGGGTCTCCAGCCGGTCGGCGACCTGCTGGGGCGAGCCGACGAACTGGGTCTCGGTGCGGTCGGCCACCAGCGCCCGGTCGGCCTCGGTCCAGGAGTGGACGCGGGCTTCGTCGGGGGTGGGGAACGGGATCGCGCCGTCGCCGCTGCGGATGCTGCGCACCCACAGGCCGTAGCCGGTGGCGAGTTCGCGGGCGGTGGCCTCGTCCTCGGCGACCACGACGTCGGCGGAGACGCTGACGTGGGGCCGTTCCAGTTCGGCGGAGGGTTTGAAGGCCGCGCGGTAGGCCTCGGCGGCTTCCAGCACGGTGGCGGGGCTGACGTGGTAGTTCGCGGCGAAGCGCAGGCCGTGGGCGCCGGCGACCTCGGCGCTGATGCCGGCGCTGCTGCCGAGGATCCAGACCTGGAGGTCGGCGCCTTCGCCGGGGACGACGTGCGCCTGCACGCCGTCCGCGGTGGTGTAGGTGCCGGCCAGCAGGTGGAGGATGTCGGCGATCTGCTCGTCGTACGGCTGCGACTTCGCCTCCGGCAGCAGGAGCAGTTGCTGGTGGAGGGCGAAGCGCGGGTGGCGCAGCAGGTGTTCGTAGGAGAAGCGGGCCGGTATCCGCAGGCCGCCCGGGGCGGGGTCGGTCCCGGGCGGCTCCTCGGTGGCCTCGGTGGCCG from Kitasatospora terrestris includes the following:
- a CDS encoding LLM class flavin-dependent oxidoreductase, whose translation is MSNTPLTVLDLVPVSSGSTAAEALRNSIDLARRAEELGYARYWFAEHHLNPGVAGTSPAVVLALTAAATSTIRLGAGAVQLGHRTALATVEEFGLLDALHPGRFDLGLGRSGGRSTRADAPPATEATEEPPGTDPAPGGLRIPARFSYEHLLRHPRFALHQQLLLLPEAKSQPYDEQIADILHLLAGTYTTADGVQAHVVPGEGADLQVWILGSSAGISAEVAGAHGLRFAANYHVSPATVLEAAEAYRAAFKPSAELERPHVSVSADVVVAEDEATARELATGYGLWVRSIRSGDGAIPFPTPDEARVHSWTEADRALVADRTETQFVGSPQQVADRLETLREATGADELIITTITHRHRDRVRSYELLAEEWNRR